One Oncorhynchus keta strain PuntledgeMale-10-30-2019 chromosome 11, Oket_V2, whole genome shotgun sequence DNA window includes the following coding sequences:
- the LOC118390032 gene encoding E3 ubiquitin-protein ligase TRIM37-like isoform X2, with protein sequence MDEQSVESIAEVFRCFICMEKLRDARLCPHCSKLCCFSCIRRWLTEQRAQCPHCRAPLQLRELVNCRWAEEVTQQLDTLQLCNLSKHEENDKDKCENHHEKLSVFCWTCKKCICHQCALWGGMHGGHTFKPLAEIYEQHVSKVNEEVAKLRRRLMELISLVQEVERNVEAVRGAKDERVREIRNAVEMMIARLDNQLKNKLITLMGQKTSLTQETELLESLLQEVEHQLRSCSKSELISKSPEILLMFQQVHRKPMQSFVTTPVPPDFTSELVPAYDSSTFVLANFSTLRQRADPVYSPPLQISGICWRLKVYPDGNGVVRGNYLSVFLELSAGLPETSKYEYRVEMVHQASSDPTKNIIREFASDFEVGECWGYNRFFRLDLLASEGYLNMQTDTLVLRYQVRSPTFFQKCRDQYWYISQLESAQSSYIQQINNLKERLAIELFRRQKSRSSSPPDRRLGTSTSERDSRSGKGPVAEDGCQTTATETKVEDEEEEEKTQHDDSNELSDGDLEVDCLTGDEEVNPLDGSSTSGSSTATSNTEENDIDEETMSGENDVEFSGNLEMEEGELPDDVAGAAGGSNHGARCLRRGGGLSSAGSNSSLLEIDPVILIQLLDLKEHSNVESLWGLQPRPPASLLHSQVQVHSRKERGERRPQAVRRGAPDSGVLIRLKAQMAEVRSKMTDVKFQLEARGEARVGPSSRATGEQGPSYHADSDLGPSRKSTELDLMGKGPGASRHCHSGGKKALSPKQEGSRLGLRRATDGVEKESRGQSSEELSSDQSLFPRDTPNGSEGSLKPHSVHSSPPSLGSSSSCYDSKPCISKHDQEQLYGADLYALGGLNGISTSTIARPRTQPMGSGLLTDSSLDCDLEETAEVRQSLLSLAEGPSSRPDESHLVHKQTVVLLPGMSSDSEIDCDTENEDEVVALEAGDCCYDDQALPCAGTQLNSDDLCYTTGENTER encoded by the exons GTGTGAGAACCACCATGAGAAACTCAGTGTGTTCTGCTGGACCTGTAAGAAGTGCATCTGCCACCAATGTGCTCTGTGGGGAGGCATG CATGGCGGCCACACCTTCAAGCCTCTGGCTGAGATCTACGAGCAGCACGTGTCCAAGGTGAACGAGGAGGTGGCCAAGCTCCGCCGCCGCCTTATGGAGCTCATCAGCTTGGTGCAGGAGGTG GAGAGGAACGTGGAAGCAGTGCGAGGGGCCAAAGACGAGCGAGTGCGAGAGATTCGTAATGCAGTAGAGATGATGATTGCCCGTCTCGACAACCAGCTCAAAAACAAACTCATCACCCTCATGG GTCAGAAGACTTCCCTCACCCAAGAGACTGAGCTACTGGAGTCTCTCCTGCAGGAGGTGGAACATCAG CTGCGCTCCTGCAGTAAGAGCGAGTTGATCTCCAAGAGCCCAGAGATCCTACTGATGTTCCAGCAGGTTCACCGCAAGCCCATGCAGTCCTTTGTCACCACTCCAGTCCCTCCCGActtcaccag TGAGCTGGTTCCTGCCTATGACTCAAGCACTTTTGTTCTGGCCAACTTCAG CACCCTGAGACAGAGGGCAGATCCCGTCTATAGCCCCCCACTCCAGATATCTGGCATCTGCTGGAGACTCAAGGTTTATCCA GATGGCAACGGTGTGGTGCGCGGCAACTATCTGTCCGTTTTCTTGGAACTATCTGCAGGACTCCCTGAAACCTCAAA ATATGAGTACCGTGTGGAGATGGTCCATCAGGCCTCCAGTGACCCCACTAAGAACATCATCAGGGAGTTTGCATCAGACTTTGAGGTGGGGGAGTGCTGGGGCTACAATCGATTCTTCAGACTGGACCTGTTGGCCAGCGAGGGCTACCTCAACATGCAGACTGACACCCTGGTCCTCAG GTATCAGGTGCGTTCGCCCACCTTCTTCCAGAAGTGCAGAGACCAGTACTGGTACATCAGCCAGCTGGAGTCAGCCCAGTCCAGCTACATCCAGCAGATCAACAACCTCAAAGAG AGGCTGGCCATTGAGCTGTTCCGTAGGCAAAAGTCTCGTAGCTCGTCCCCTCCTGACCGGCGCCTGGGCACCTCGACCTCGGAGAGAGACTCCCGCTCAGGGAAAGGTCCCGTGGCTGAGGATGGCTGCCAGACCACTGCCACTGAGACCAAAGtggaagacgaggaggaggaggagaagacccaGCACGATGACTCCAAT GAGCTGTCTGATGGGGACTTGGAAGTGGACTGTCTGACGGGGGACGAGGAGGTGAACCCTCTGGACGGTAGCAGCACCTCGGGCAGCTCCACGGCAACGAGCAACACAGAGGAGAACGACATCGACGAGGAGACCAT GTCTGGGGAGAATGATGTGGAGTTCAGTGGGAacctggagatggaggagggagaactGCCTGACGATGTGGCAGGGGCAGCAG gagGCTCTAACCATGGGGCCAGGTGTCTGAGGCGTGGTGGAGGTCTCTCCTCCGCTGGCAGCAACAGCAGTCTGCTGGAGATTGACCCAGTCATCCTCATCCAGCTACTGGACCTGAAGGAACACAGCAACGTGGAGTCACTATGGGGCCTTCAGCCCAGACCCCCTGCTTCCCTGTTGCACAGCCAAG TCCAAGTCCACTCCAGAAAGGAGCGGGGTGAGCGCCGGCCTCAGGCAGTGAGGAGGGGAGCCCCAGACTCAGGGGTCCTGATCCGGCTCAAGGCCCAGATGGCTGAGGTGCGCAGTAAGATGACGGATGTCAAGTTTCAGCTGGAGGCGCGGGGGGAAGCCAGGGTAGGACCCTCTAGCAGAGCCACAGGGGAACAGGGGCCCTCTTACCACGCAGACTCAGACCTGGGGCCCAGCAGAAAGTCCACAGAGCTGGATCTGATGGGGAAAGGACCTGGGGCCTCCAGACACTGTCACTCTG GAGGGAAGAAGGCCTTGTCTCCCAAGCAGGAGGGCAGCAGGCTGGGCCTGAGAAGAGCTACAGACGGAGTGGAGAAGGAGTCAAGAGGCCAGAGCAGTGAAGAGTTGTCCAGTGATCAAAGCCTCTTCCCCAGGGACACCCCCAATGGATCAGAAG GATCCCTGAAGCCACACAGCGTgcacagctcccctccttctctggGCAGCTCATCGTCATGCTACGACAGCAAGCCCTGCATTTCCAAACACGACCAGGAGCAGCTCTACGGGGCTGACCTGTACGCTCTGGGGGGCCTCAACGGCATCTCCACCTCCACCATAGCACGACCCAGAACCCAGCCCATGGG GTCCGGCCTGCTGACGGACAGCTCTCTGGACTGTGACTTGGAGGAGACGGCTGAGGTCCGCCAGTCACTGCTCTCCCTGGCAGAGGGACCCTCTTCACGCCCTGATGAAA GTCATCTTGTCCATAAGCAGACGGTGGTGCTGCTGCCAGGTATGAGCAGTGACAGTGAGATCGACTGTGACACGGAGAACGAAGATGAGGTGGTGGCCCTGGAGGCTGGAGACTGCTGCTATGATGACCAGGCACTGCCCTGTGCAG GGACCCAGTTGAACTCGGACGACCTGTGCTACACCACAGGAGAGAACACCGAGAGGTGA
- the LOC118390032 gene encoding E3 ubiquitin-protein ligase TRIM37-like isoform X1, which produces MDEQSVESIAEVFRCFICMEKLRDARLCPHCSKLCCFSCIRRWLTEQRAQCPHCRAPLQLRELVNCRWAEEVTQQLDTLQLCNLSKHEENDKDKCENHHEKLSVFCWTCKKCICHQCALWGGMHGGHTFKPLAEIYEQHVSKVNEEVAKLRRRLMELISLVQEVERNVEAVRGAKDERVREIRNAVEMMIARLDNQLKNKLITLMGQKTSLTQETELLESLLQEVEHQLRSCSKSELISKSPEILLMFQQVHRKPMQSFVTTPVPPDFTSELVPAYDSSTFVLANFSTLRQRADPVYSPPLQISGICWRLKVYPDGNGVVRGNYLSVFLELSAGLPETSKYEYRVEMVHQASSDPTKNIIREFASDFEVGECWGYNRFFRLDLLASEGYLNMQTDTLVLRYQVRSPTFFQKCRDQYWYISQLESAQSSYIQQINNLKERLAIELFRRQKSRSSSPPDRRLGTSTSERDSRSGKGPVAEDGCQTTATETKVEDEEEEEKTQHDDSNELSDGDLEVDCLTGDEEVNPLDGSSTSGSSTATSNTEENDIDEETMSGENDVEFSGNLEMEEGELPDDVAGAAGGSNHGARCLRRGGGLSSAGSNSSLLEIDPVILIQLLDLKEHSNVESLWGLQPRPPASLLHSQVQVHSRKERGERRPQAVRRGAPDSGVLIRLKAQMAEVRSKMTDVKFQLEARGEARVGPSSRATGEQGPSYHADSDLGPSRKSTELDLMGKGPGASRHCHSGGKKALSPKQEGSRLGLRRATDGVEKESRGQSSEELSSDQSLFPRDTPNGSEGSLKPHSVHSSPPSLGSSSSCYDSKPCISKHDQEQLYGADLYALGGLNGISTSTIARPRTQPMGSGLLTDSSLDCDLEETAEVRQSLLSLAEGPSSRPDESEPYCSNPSLPSPLPRPSTMEECYCDGSHLVHKQTVVLLPGMSSDSEIDCDTENEDEVVALEAGDCCYDDQALPCAGTQLNSDDLCYTTGENTER; this is translated from the exons GTGTGAGAACCACCATGAGAAACTCAGTGTGTTCTGCTGGACCTGTAAGAAGTGCATCTGCCACCAATGTGCTCTGTGGGGAGGCATG CATGGCGGCCACACCTTCAAGCCTCTGGCTGAGATCTACGAGCAGCACGTGTCCAAGGTGAACGAGGAGGTGGCCAAGCTCCGCCGCCGCCTTATGGAGCTCATCAGCTTGGTGCAGGAGGTG GAGAGGAACGTGGAAGCAGTGCGAGGGGCCAAAGACGAGCGAGTGCGAGAGATTCGTAATGCAGTAGAGATGATGATTGCCCGTCTCGACAACCAGCTCAAAAACAAACTCATCACCCTCATGG GTCAGAAGACTTCCCTCACCCAAGAGACTGAGCTACTGGAGTCTCTCCTGCAGGAGGTGGAACATCAG CTGCGCTCCTGCAGTAAGAGCGAGTTGATCTCCAAGAGCCCAGAGATCCTACTGATGTTCCAGCAGGTTCACCGCAAGCCCATGCAGTCCTTTGTCACCACTCCAGTCCCTCCCGActtcaccag TGAGCTGGTTCCTGCCTATGACTCAAGCACTTTTGTTCTGGCCAACTTCAG CACCCTGAGACAGAGGGCAGATCCCGTCTATAGCCCCCCACTCCAGATATCTGGCATCTGCTGGAGACTCAAGGTTTATCCA GATGGCAACGGTGTGGTGCGCGGCAACTATCTGTCCGTTTTCTTGGAACTATCTGCAGGACTCCCTGAAACCTCAAA ATATGAGTACCGTGTGGAGATGGTCCATCAGGCCTCCAGTGACCCCACTAAGAACATCATCAGGGAGTTTGCATCAGACTTTGAGGTGGGGGAGTGCTGGGGCTACAATCGATTCTTCAGACTGGACCTGTTGGCCAGCGAGGGCTACCTCAACATGCAGACTGACACCCTGGTCCTCAG GTATCAGGTGCGTTCGCCCACCTTCTTCCAGAAGTGCAGAGACCAGTACTGGTACATCAGCCAGCTGGAGTCAGCCCAGTCCAGCTACATCCAGCAGATCAACAACCTCAAAGAG AGGCTGGCCATTGAGCTGTTCCGTAGGCAAAAGTCTCGTAGCTCGTCCCCTCCTGACCGGCGCCTGGGCACCTCGACCTCGGAGAGAGACTCCCGCTCAGGGAAAGGTCCCGTGGCTGAGGATGGCTGCCAGACCACTGCCACTGAGACCAAAGtggaagacgaggaggaggaggagaagacccaGCACGATGACTCCAAT GAGCTGTCTGATGGGGACTTGGAAGTGGACTGTCTGACGGGGGACGAGGAGGTGAACCCTCTGGACGGTAGCAGCACCTCGGGCAGCTCCACGGCAACGAGCAACACAGAGGAGAACGACATCGACGAGGAGACCAT GTCTGGGGAGAATGATGTGGAGTTCAGTGGGAacctggagatggaggagggagaactGCCTGACGATGTGGCAGGGGCAGCAG gagGCTCTAACCATGGGGCCAGGTGTCTGAGGCGTGGTGGAGGTCTCTCCTCCGCTGGCAGCAACAGCAGTCTGCTGGAGATTGACCCAGTCATCCTCATCCAGCTACTGGACCTGAAGGAACACAGCAACGTGGAGTCACTATGGGGCCTTCAGCCCAGACCCCCTGCTTCCCTGTTGCACAGCCAAG TCCAAGTCCACTCCAGAAAGGAGCGGGGTGAGCGCCGGCCTCAGGCAGTGAGGAGGGGAGCCCCAGACTCAGGGGTCCTGATCCGGCTCAAGGCCCAGATGGCTGAGGTGCGCAGTAAGATGACGGATGTCAAGTTTCAGCTGGAGGCGCGGGGGGAAGCCAGGGTAGGACCCTCTAGCAGAGCCACAGGGGAACAGGGGCCCTCTTACCACGCAGACTCAGACCTGGGGCCCAGCAGAAAGTCCACAGAGCTGGATCTGATGGGGAAAGGACCTGGGGCCTCCAGACACTGTCACTCTG GAGGGAAGAAGGCCTTGTCTCCCAAGCAGGAGGGCAGCAGGCTGGGCCTGAGAAGAGCTACAGACGGAGTGGAGAAGGAGTCAAGAGGCCAGAGCAGTGAAGAGTTGTCCAGTGATCAAAGCCTCTTCCCCAGGGACACCCCCAATGGATCAGAAG GATCCCTGAAGCCACACAGCGTgcacagctcccctccttctctggGCAGCTCATCGTCATGCTACGACAGCAAGCCCTGCATTTCCAAACACGACCAGGAGCAGCTCTACGGGGCTGACCTGTACGCTCTGGGGGGCCTCAACGGCATCTCCACCTCCACCATAGCACGACCCAGAACCCAGCCCATGGG GTCCGGCCTGCTGACGGACAGCTCTCTGGACTGTGACTTGGAGGAGACGGCTGAGGTCCGCCAGTCACTGCTCTCCCTGGCAGAGGGACCCTCTTCACGCCCTGATGAAAGTGAGCCGTACTGCTCTAACCCCTCTCTTCCTTCACCTCTACCTCGACCCTCCACTATGGAGGAATGCTATTGTGACGGCA GTCATCTTGTCCATAAGCAGACGGTGGTGCTGCTGCCAGGTATGAGCAGTGACAGTGAGATCGACTGTGACACGGAGAACGAAGATGAGGTGGTGGCCCTGGAGGCTGGAGACTGCTGCTATGATGACCAGGCACTGCCCTGTGCAG GGACCCAGTTGAACTCGGACGACCTGTGCTACACCACAGGAGAGAACACCGAGAGGTGA